The window TGTTCAGTAGCTATTGATTCATTGTTGCTGGAATTTTGGCTTTGTTGATTCGCTTGTTATCTGTGTATTGAACCATGATTGTGTAACTGAGATGTCTTGAATTGTGCTCTTCTCCGTGAAAATGTGCATGTTTGCAGTTATTGTTCTGTTTTGTAAACATCCTATTTAAACCGCATTCAATAACTTTTCTACAAGATTTTTAAAAAGTAAATTTTGGTTGAATGATGTTTTTAAATGCACAGTCTGGGCTGTCACGTTCTGCACTCAGTAGTGTTgcacttaaaaataaaaaaaaagaagcttgtCACCCCTATTTTAGGTCTTCACTTGATTGGAATGAAAATGCCTAAAAGCTATGAACGTGATTCAGTATCTCACATGTCTAGATTCTCAGGTTTATGCTGTTACATTGTAAAGATCCAGGGTTTGTACTGTAAACTAAGTAAAGAGTTCCTTATCCACTACCTACTGTGTTGGTAGTAAAACCAACTGAGGACTCCTGTGCACTGACACGTTTATAGTCTCTGAATACACAGTCATGATTTTTATGGGCCTGTtttatgtttctgtctgtcaCCAATTTGTTTTAGAGGTTTGTACCTCAAGTGCCAAAGTTATGAGTGCAGGTATTTCTTTGGAATTACTTCCATGGTTTGTATTCATATGCCTTACTTGGGGCATCTCTCGTTGCAAACAACACAATTATTTTGCaatattctttttattttcTACCTGAATTGTACAGAAAGACTAGACATGTTCTAAACAGATTTATTGTAATGACATTTGTTTTGCATTGTGTATGGATGTAGCTAAATGTGTTTTGGTTACAATTATAAATATTTCCACATCGAGTAGTCTAGGAAACACTCAATGAATTTGTTCAGAGGTGTGTGCAATTATAGATATACTGACATTGTGGCATTATTCTATTGAATGACAAATTATTATCAGAGTTCTTATTAAAATACATTAAAGTATAAAACATTTACTGTTGCCGAGTTAAAATGCTGTGTTTCAGTTTGCACTGTATTTCTCCATTCTCTCTGAGCATAGTTGCTATTTTGAACCATTTCAaggacgtttgtgtgtgtgtgtgtgtgcttctgctcGTGATATTCTGATACCAACACTAGTATATAATGTGCTTGTTGAAACTATAACACACTCCAACAACCACCCAGCATCTGGGTTTCTACGTAGAGGTCAGAGGGCATTCTGTctgaggggaagggggatgtGGAGTGTAAGTGGTTCACTGAGACATTGTTTTCAAGGTCATTTTTTATTGACATATTTTGATAAAAAGAGATAGATGACCTTAACATTCTATCAATATTGTAGTAGCTGACACCTAACTGTATATGAAAGTCAAATCTAAAATTAGCTTTCAGTGGCCTACTGTGAAAGGATGACGCTAGCAGAATAAGAGCCCAGCTGTATTTCTGTACTTTTCCCTGTGTCAGTGCTTGCCACTTTCATTGTTAAAGCAACAGAATGACTCACTCCTGACAATGTTGCTGtcctgtacaccacctcttAGCAGTGGCACGCTGTCATACACAAACATTCTCAAACTCCTTGCTACAGGCATGTATGTATAAGAGATGAATGTTAAAGGAATTCCACAGGGTGTAATATAAGAATCATCTACTGTCTGTCAAggttgatgttctttttctttctctctattcttATAACCAAATTAGAGGAGCATATTGATAGAACTACATATATTGATAGAACTACATATTGAGTTTGAGCTTCAGGCCTGGTGCAGCTTTGTCATGGAAACCTCCGGTCCAAAccagctgctgtgtgtctgtgaactcTCCTTCGCCCTGCAGCCTGCACAGATAACCAGCACGGGAGAGACATCAGGAGACATCAGAATCGAAAAGATAACTCTGCCAATCTACTACACTTTCACCACAACCCAAGTCTTTAGTCACCTGTTATTGCTGAAGCTGCCTGTGTACTTGGTCCCATCAGGGAAGGTGTAGGTCCCTGTGCCATGGTACATGTTGTCTTTGAACTGGCCTTCGTACACTGCTCCAGAAGGGTGCTTCAGACACCCTTGACCATTCATCTGGAGCACAGAAACAATTCAAAATCCTGAACTTTGTGAAACACGAGAAGCATTCTAGCTTTGTGAACAAACACACCTTGTCATCCTGCCACTCTCCATTGTAGGTAACTCCGCTCGCTGATGTGTGTTTGCCTACGCCATTCCTCATAACTACTCCATCAGAGGACCGGCAACACTGCCCTTCTGAAGAGGACAGGAGTGGGGGTATAGTCACAATCCAAGGTTTTCAATTTTTCTAGATGTCAAACTAAAATACTTAGCTAGTAAGTCAATGACCAATGAACTGAAGGTGTAGTTCACATACCATAGCTGTCTCCATTTGGAAAAATATAAGAAACGTTCAAAGTAGTATTCTTCTCTGAAATGAAACACAAATAGCAACACTCTGTCAATACATGATTAGTCCACAATAGAACCATAATATAAAATGATCTATGAATTAGATGTGCACTAGTCAATGTACTATACTAGTACTGTACTAGTACTACTATTGCAGAAAGATACAGAACGTCTGTAGAGACAGTCAGATAGCTAACctagctacagtaggctacaataaGACTATAGTAGAGGCTACTCTAACTTTAAGGATTCTTGTCTCTACTGTACCTAGTGCTATACATAATATGTAGCCAATGTGGTACCAGTCTGACTTAGCTGCTCCTCGAGTGCTTACCTGACATTTTAGGAAACTGCTttgccagttttgtattagctagGAAGCTGAGAAACTATGAACTGAAAAGATACATAATTTTAGCTATATTGAATTTCCCTTGATCTGCGAGCAACCATGGCAACAGTATACAACTTTTCCGGAAAAGAAACTTTGACCTTTTTTCCCTCAACCAATGAGTGAGATTCAGAGCGTGCTGTAGTTGCCGGTGAACAGATCAGCATTGTTTCACGATTTGGTATGTGCGTGCAATACTTCAACTAGCGAGCAAAAAGGAAAGCGCTACCTTTGTGCTTTATTGTTGAACGGGCAGCTGGTAAGGTAAGGTAGAGCTATAATAATATAGGCTGTGTGTTTTAGCTAAAGCACTGACtgggcttccctcacctcaatGTAGCTAGCCTAGATCAGTAGTCGCTACTACTATCTAAGATAGCTAGACTAGAGCTAACCCTACTAGCATGGTTAGCCCAATGGCTAGGCTATGCTTGGGTTGCCAAATGGTATGTTGACGTTGTTGACATTTCATTGAGATGATCTGGCTGAGTTTGACTAAACTTGTACTGGAAAATTAACATAGGTTGGTGTTATCTCATAGAAAGTAGTGCCAACTTTGTCTGGCGAACTCAATTCTCCATACACTACTTACTCTATGGCCACCGGCAAAATGTATaatctagctagcctagcttacATATGCCGTTGTGTCATCTGAATCGAAACTTAAAAACCAGCTACTGTAGACGTCAGTGAGACTCCTCATTCTCAGAACTAAGGAGCAGTAACTCCATTGCAGAATCTGGAAGAAATATTAATGTATTATGTCAACATTATTGAAGCTTTAGTTGTTCATGTCCATTGGATATATCATAATAAGGGATATGGTTAGCCAGAAAAGTATTCTGTCAACACTGTTTTGTAATTACAGGTCTTTTGCCAAGGTAAATGGAACATATTTGAAGGTATGTAACATGAATAAGGCTCCTCACATATTTAATTGTGTGTAGATAAACTCGCCATGTTTTTGCAACTAGTGTACACAACGCCTCTCACTTGAGTGTTATTGGTGCTCCCTAAAGAGTGGCCTAAATGTTGCTGTCCTCTTATTGCAGAGTGATTTCTGAGATGAGTGGGATAAGAAGAGGGGGCAAGCCcaacagaggaggaggcaggtttAACAAacccagaggaggtggaggaagaggaagaggaagaggtggaggcggAGGCGTAGGTGGAGGCGGAggcggaggcggaggaggaggaggaggaggaggaggaggaggaggtagcaaAAAGGCAGCCTGTGGCGGCTGGGATGATGGAGATGACTTTAGTCTGGATTTTGGACCCAGTCGTCCAATAAGGTAGGCCAATACTAACACACCACCTGTGATGCTTTGATGTGAACGTTCCAAACGTGTAGAATGAAGCATGGAGAGTGGATTCATGTACATTCATGATTTGCTTTTGctgtgtcgtgtgtgtttgtgttgtctttccctctctctctctctctccctcgctcgctccctctccacagaccttcaggaagagggaggggtggaggtgggagcgGACGGGGTGGCAgtgggggtagaggaggaggaggtggaggaaggggtcgaggcagggatggtgggggccggggtgggggcagggggcagggcagggggcagggcagcagggggggAAGCAGCAGGGGGGGAAGCAGCAGGGGGGTCCCCAGGTCTCTGGTGGTGGAacggcccaggcccaggctggAGGATGACAGGCCTCGCCCCAGGCTCGACGTGGGTCAGATGCCCATGCAGAAGATCTTCATGACCTCAGAGAACCAGGAACAGGTCAAGGAACTGCT of the Osmerus mordax isolate fOsmMor3 chromosome 17, fOsmMor3.pri, whole genome shotgun sequence genome contains:
- the morn2 gene encoding MORN repeat-containing protein 2, whose amino-acid sequence is MSEKNTTLNVSYIFPNGDSYEGQCCRSSDGVVMRNGVGKHTSASGVTYNGEWQDDKMNGQGCLKHPSGAVYEGQFKDNMYHGTGTYTFPDGTKYTGSFSNNRLQGEGEFTDTQQLVWTGGFHDKAAPGLKLKLNM